The stretch of DNA AATCGGCGTTTGCTGCCAGGCCCACCAGCCCTGCTCCTTCGCCGTTCGTATCCCCACTAAACGCGATAACCTTGCCAGCCATTTCTACTCGCCACGCTAGAGCCGGGACTGCCCCGTGAATCACGCGAACTGCGCTCACCGCCAGGTCGCCGCTGCGAAACACAGCTCCAGGTTTGGCGCCCACCTCCACATTGTGGGGCTGCATGTTGTAGCTGCCCTTTTCTCCAGGCACTAAGAGCTCGCTGAGATATCGATATGCCCCGCGGTCCCCGAAGAAATCGGACACAAACTCCGTGGTTGCGGGCATGAAGTCGTTGCCCTTAGGGCCGTAGATGGGCAGCGGACGTTTGCGGTCTTCAAACCATGACGATTTGATCAGCGCGGGAAAGTCGCCGCTATGATCAACATGAAAATGTGTGAATAAGATCACATCCAGTTGGGACATTTCCGCGCCACTCTGACCAAAGCGAAGCGCGCTTCCTCCGCCCGCATCCACCAGCAGTCGCGCTCGCCCGTCCTGCCACACCAGATAACTGCTCGAAGCGCGCTTGTCTTGCAGCTCCGGGCCT from Terriglobales bacterium encodes:
- a CDS encoding MBL fold metallo-hydrolase, which translates into the protein MFIFCLSCTFLPLANAQSCGAQGVAVQVLGSGGPELQDKRASSSYLVWQDGRARLLVDAGGGSALRFGQSGAEMSQLDVILFTHFHVDHSGDFPALIKSSWFEDRKRPLPIYGPKGNDFMPATTEFVSDFFGDRGAYRYLSELLVPGEKGSYNMQPHNVEVGAKPGAVFRSGDLAVSAVRVIHGAVPALAWRVEMAGKVIAFSGDTNGEGAGLVGLAANADLFIAHNAVPEGAVGVERNLHMPPSVIGQIAGEAHVKHLVLSHRMLRTLGKEDQTQTEIRKRYAGPLEFANDLDCFPLK